Proteins encoded within one genomic window of Salipaludibacillus agaradhaerens:
- the licT gene encoding BglG family transcription antiterminator LicT — protein MRIKKILNNNVVVTTNDQGQEIVVMGKGLAFMKKVGQTIEQSKIEKTFVLEKHGMSEKLVTLLRETPELHFNIAAKILDYATSQLPYKLDDYLYVALTDHISFAITRHHQGIEMKNPLLWEIRKYYKQEYNISLKALDIIEKEAGVTLSEDEAASIALHLVNSQLSGENMATAVQVTEMVNTILTIVKYHFKMELDETSINYERFLTHLRFFAMRFIRQERIVETNDHFLYEQLHEKYPEAFQCSEKIKLYLAESYKWHISKDEMVYLTVHIQRVTKRYEYHR, from the coding sequence ATGAGGATAAAAAAAATACTAAATAATAATGTCGTTGTCACCACGAACGATCAAGGTCAAGAAATTGTTGTGATGGGCAAGGGACTAGCTTTTATGAAGAAAGTGGGTCAAACAATCGAGCAATCTAAAATTGAGAAGACATTTGTTCTTGAGAAGCATGGCATGTCCGAAAAGCTTGTGACATTACTACGCGAAACCCCGGAACTGCACTTTAACATCGCTGCAAAAATATTAGATTACGCCACATCTCAGCTGCCGTATAAACTGGATGATTATTTGTATGTTGCTTTGACCGATCATATTAGTTTCGCGATTACTCGCCACCATCAAGGGATCGAGATGAAGAATCCCCTGTTATGGGAAATACGCAAATACTACAAACAAGAATATAACATTTCTTTAAAGGCGTTAGACATCATTGAAAAAGAGGCAGGTGTCACGTTATCAGAAGACGAAGCGGCCTCCATTGCCCTGCATTTAGTAAATAGCCAACTTTCAGGTGAAAATATGGCCACAGCCGTTCAAGTAACAGAAATGGTTAATACGATACTCACAATTGTTAAATATCATTTTAAAATGGAGTTAGACGAAACATCAATTAATTATGAACGTTTCTTAACTCACTTGCGCTTTTTTGCCATGAGGTTTATTCGGCAAGAACGTATTGTAGAGACGAATGATCACTTCTTATATGAACAATTACATGAAAAATATCCTGAAGCATTTCAATGCAGTGAAAAAATCAAGTTGTATTTAGCAGAAAGTTACAAGTGGCATATTTCAAAGGATGAAATGGTCTATTTAACGGTCCACATTCAAAGGGTGACGAAGAGGTATGAATATCACAGGTAA